One window of the Klebsiella oxytoca genome contains the following:
- the metQ gene encoding methionine ABC transporter substrate-binding lipoprotein MetQ, with amino-acid sequence MVFTLKKFAVPLVVVGSLLLAACKPGEQDPNHIKVGISAGVDQDVWAVAQKVAKEKYNLDVEVVTFNDFVLPNEALNNGDLDANAFQHRPYLDKQIQERGYKLVQVGTTFVYPIAAYSKKISSVAQLPDGAQVAVPNDPTNLGRSLLLLQKQGLITLKDGVGLLPTSLDIINNPKHLKIVEIEAPQLTRALDDQQITMAIINTTFSSQVGLSPSRNGLFVESKDSPYVNIFASRIENQDSEKVKNLVKAYQSDEVAAAAEELYKGDAVKGW; translated from the coding sequence ATGGTATTTACGTTAAAAAAATTCGCTGTACCGCTGGTTGTCGTGGGCTCACTGCTGCTGGCGGCGTGTAAACCTGGAGAGCAGGACCCCAATCACATTAAGGTGGGTATTAGCGCAGGTGTCGATCAGGACGTGTGGGCGGTAGCGCAAAAAGTGGCCAAGGAGAAGTACAACCTCGACGTGGAGGTGGTGACATTTAATGATTTCGTTCTGCCCAACGAGGCGCTGAACAACGGCGATCTTGATGCCAACGCATTCCAGCACAGACCTTATCTGGACAAACAGATTCAGGAGCGTGGCTACAAGCTGGTTCAGGTTGGCACGACATTCGTCTATCCGATAGCGGCCTATTCGAAGAAAATTAGCTCGGTGGCACAACTGCCTGACGGGGCTCAGGTTGCGGTTCCGAACGATCCGACTAACCTTGGCCGCTCGCTGCTGCTGTTACAAAAACAGGGGCTGATTACCCTGAAGGATGGCGTTGGTTTGCTGCCAACTTCGCTGGATATTATCAATAACCCGAAACATCTAAAAATCGTCGAGATCGAAGCGCCGCAGCTTACCCGCGCGCTGGACGACCAGCAGATAACCATGGCGATTATCAATACCACTTTCTCAAGCCAGGTGGGGCTGTCGCCATCGCGTAACGGCCTGTTTGTTGAAAGCAAAGATTCTCCTTACGTTAATATTTTCGCCAGTCGTATCGAGAACCAGGATAGCGAAAAGGTGAAAAATCTGGTCAAGGCTTATCAGAGCGACGAAGTCGCCGCTGCGGCAGAAGAACTGTATAAAGGCGATGCGGTGAAGGGCTGGTAG
- a CDS encoding GH1 family beta-glucosidase: MSGFPQHFLWGAATAAWQVEGGHDADGKGPSIWDIYSHLPGTTYQGTTGDIAVDHYHRFREDVALMAEMGLQSYRFSISWPRLLPNGRGEVNEAGIQFYSDLIDELLAHNIEPMITLYHWDLPQALQDEGGWEARTTAEAFAEYARLCYQRFGSRVKLWATFNETIVFIGHGYISGIHPPAVRDPARAIQACHHVFIAHALAVKTFREMGIEGKIGFVNVLQPHTPLTDSPEDRRATEMADAIHTHWLYDPVLKSGYPEELLQQTQALWGVPVFAEGDDALLRENRCDFIGLNYYRRETVSALPPEIPTGGEPGVEGLFYFVRNPQSTYTEWGWEIWPQGLTDGIMMIKERYGDIPIYITENGLGAVDPIIDGEIIDDPRIDYLSSHITALEKALELGADVRGYYPWSFIDLLSWLNGYKKQYGFVYVDHQRNLARKRKKSFFWYQNVIASRGEQR, encoded by the coding sequence ATGTCCGGATTTCCACAGCACTTTTTATGGGGAGCCGCTACTGCCGCCTGGCAGGTTGAAGGCGGACACGATGCCGACGGTAAAGGCCCTTCCATCTGGGATATTTATTCTCACCTCCCAGGCACCACCTATCAGGGCACAACCGGTGATATCGCCGTTGATCATTACCATCGTTTTCGCGAAGACGTAGCCTTGATGGCGGAAATGGGCCTGCAAAGCTATCGCTTTTCTATTTCATGGCCTCGTCTGCTGCCGAATGGCCGCGGCGAAGTGAACGAAGCGGGTATTCAATTCTATAGCGACCTGATCGATGAACTGCTGGCGCATAATATTGAACCGATGATAACCCTCTACCACTGGGACCTCCCGCAGGCGCTACAGGATGAAGGCGGTTGGGAGGCGCGCACCACGGCCGAAGCCTTCGCTGAATACGCACGACTTTGTTATCAACGTTTTGGTTCTCGCGTCAAACTGTGGGCAACCTTTAATGAAACTATTGTCTTTATTGGGCATGGATACATTAGCGGCATTCATCCACCGGCGGTGCGCGACCCTGCTCGCGCCATTCAAGCCTGCCATCACGTCTTCATCGCCCACGCTCTGGCGGTGAAAACGTTTCGTGAAATGGGCATCGAAGGAAAGATTGGCTTTGTTAACGTCCTTCAGCCGCATACCCCATTGACCGACAGCCCGGAAGACAGGCGCGCTACGGAGATGGCGGACGCAATCCACACCCACTGGCTTTACGATCCGGTGTTAAAAAGCGGCTATCCCGAAGAGCTATTGCAGCAGACGCAAGCGCTGTGGGGAGTTCCGGTTTTTGCCGAAGGCGACGATGCGCTACTGCGCGAGAATCGCTGTGATTTTATCGGCCTGAACTACTACCGTCGCGAAACCGTATCGGCGCTGCCGCCTGAGATACCGACCGGGGGTGAGCCGGGGGTTGAGGGGCTCTTTTACTTCGTGCGTAATCCGCAGAGTACCTACACCGAATGGGGCTGGGAAATTTGGCCTCAGGGGTTAACTGATGGGATTATGATGATTAAAGAGCGCTATGGTGATATTCCGATCTATATCACCGAAAACGGACTGGGGGCAGTAGACCCGATTATCGATGGCGAAATTATCGACGATCCGCGCATTGACTATCTCAGTAGTCATATTACTGCTCTGGAAAAAGCGCTGGAACTGGGCGCTGACGTTCGCGGCTATTACCCGTGGTCTTTTATTGATCTTTTAAGCTGGCTTAATGGATATAAAAAACAATACGGGTTTGTTTATGTTGATCACCAGCGAAATCTGGCGCGAAAACGTAAAAAGAGTTTTTTCTGGTACCAAAACGTTATTGCCAGCCGAGGCGAACAGCGTTAA
- the blr gene encoding division septum protein Blr, with translation MENVFNRIVELIGWIVLGVSALLLVIAHHIDNYQSPPSIDVVKTKPLSK, from the coding sequence ATGGAAAACGTTTTTAATCGTATTGTAGAACTTATTGGCTGGATTGTTTTGGGCGTTTCGGCCCTGCTTTTAGTTATCGCTCATCATATTGATAACTACCAGTCGCCGCCCTCCATTGATGTTGTTAAGACGAAGCCGCTGTCGAAATAA
- the add gene encoding adenosine deaminase produces the protein MIDITLPLTDIHRHLDGNIRAQTILDLGRQFNLALPADTLETLRPHVQVTSNEPDLVSFLSKLDWGVKVLASLEACRRVAYENLEDAARNGLHYVELRFSPRYMAMTHQLPVAGVVEAVIAGVKEGSRDFNVEARLIGILSRTFGEAACTEELEALLAHRDGITALDLAGDELGFPGELFMEHFTRARDAGWRITVHAGEAAGPESIWQAIRELGAERIGHGVKAVQDPALMDYLAANRIGIESCLTSNIQTSTVPSLDQHPLKTFLEHGVMACINTDDPAVQGVDIIHEYTVAAPAAGLSREQIRQAQINGLELAFLNAQDKAALIQRVQQA, from the coding sequence ATGATTGATATAACGCTGCCATTAACAGACATCCATCGCCACCTGGATGGTAATATCCGGGCCCAAACTATTCTCGATCTTGGCCGCCAGTTCAATCTTGCGCTTCCGGCAGACACCCTGGAAACCCTGCGCCCGCACGTCCAGGTCACCAGCAATGAACCTGATCTGGTCAGCTTCCTTTCAAAGCTCGATTGGGGGGTAAAAGTGCTGGCCTCACTCGAAGCCTGCCGCCGCGTCGCTTACGAAAATCTCGAAGATGCGGCACGAAACGGCCTGCATTACGTTGAACTCCGTTTTTCTCCGCGTTATATGGCGATGACTCATCAATTGCCGGTCGCCGGAGTTGTCGAAGCGGTAATCGCCGGAGTGAAAGAAGGCAGCCGCGACTTTAACGTTGAGGCTCGTTTGATCGGTATACTGAGCCGTACCTTTGGTGAAGCGGCCTGCACAGAAGAGCTGGAGGCCCTGCTCGCTCATCGTGACGGCATCACCGCTCTTGACCTGGCCGGAGATGAGCTCGGTTTCCCGGGGGAGCTGTTTATGGAGCACTTCACCCGCGCGCGCGATGCAGGCTGGCGCATCACGGTACATGCGGGTGAAGCCGCTGGCCCGGAAAGCATCTGGCAGGCGATCCGCGAACTGGGAGCGGAACGTATCGGTCACGGCGTGAAGGCGGTACAGGATCCTGCATTGATGGATTATCTTGCGGCCAACCGTATTGGCATTGAGTCCTGCCTGACCTCTAACATTCAGACCAGCACCGTGCCATCGCTGGATCAGCATCCGCTGAAAACCTTCCTCGAGCACGGCGTAATGGCCTGTATCAATACCGACGATCCCGCCGTTCAGGGCGTGGATATTATTCACGAATATACCGTTGCCGCCCCGGCTGCCGGCTTGAGCCGCGAACAAATTCGTCAGGCGCAGATAAATGGCCTCGAACTCGCCTTTTTAAACGCTCAGGATAAAGCCGCGCTAATACAGCGCGTTCAGCAGGCTTAA
- a CDS encoding oxidoreductase, producing the protein MSDAIRVGLIGYGYASKTFHAPLISGTPGMTLAAVASSDENKVLSDWPAMKVVPQPEPLFNDPNIDLIVIPTPNDTHYPLAKAALEAGKHVVVDKPFTVTLAQARELEAIAKSTGRLLSVFHNRRWDSDFLTVKSLINEGVLGEVGYFESHFDRYRPQVRHRWREQGGPGSGIWYDLGPHLLDQVVNLFGLPVSMHVDLAQLRPGSQAIDYFHAVLAYPQRRVVLHGTLLAVAETARFIIHGSRASYVKYGLDPQEERLKSGARLPQEDWGYDMRDGLLTRADGEAIAEESWLTQPGNYPAYYAAIRDALNGAGDNPVPASQAIQIMELIELGLESARHRATLCVN; encoded by the coding sequence ATGAGTGACGCTATCCGGGTAGGGCTAATTGGCTACGGCTATGCCAGTAAAACTTTTCATGCGCCGCTAATTAGCGGTACGCCGGGGATGACCCTGGCCGCAGTGGCGAGCAGCGATGAGAATAAAGTGCTGAGCGACTGGCCTGCGATGAAAGTAGTTCCGCAGCCTGAGCCGCTTTTTAACGACCCGAACATCGATCTGATTGTGATCCCAACCCCGAACGATACCCATTACCCGCTGGCAAAAGCCGCGCTGGAAGCGGGTAAACATGTGGTGGTGGATAAACCCTTTACCGTGACGCTAGCGCAGGCGCGCGAGCTGGAAGCGATAGCGAAAAGCACGGGGCGTCTGTTATCCGTATTCCATAACCGACGCTGGGACAGCGATTTTCTCACCGTAAAATCGTTGATTAATGAAGGAGTACTGGGCGAGGTCGGCTATTTTGAGTCGCACTTCGATCGCTATCGACCGCAGGTTCGTCATCGCTGGCGTGAACAAGGTGGGCCGGGTAGCGGTATCTGGTACGATCTTGGCCCGCATCTGCTCGACCAGGTAGTCAACCTCTTTGGATTACCGGTCAGCATGCACGTCGATCTGGCGCAACTTCGTCCAGGCTCGCAGGCCATCGACTATTTCCATGCGGTTTTAGCTTATCCGCAGCGTCGCGTAGTGCTGCACGGCACGCTGCTGGCCGTTGCGGAAACGGCGCGCTTTATTATCCACGGCTCGCGGGCAAGCTATGTGAAATATGGTCTTGACCCGCAGGAGGAGCGGCTAAAAAGCGGCGCACGTTTGCCGCAGGAGGACTGGGGATATGATATGCGTGACGGGCTGCTGACGCGGGCCGATGGTGAAGCGATCGCTGAAGAGTCGTGGCTCACTCAGCCGGGTAACTATCCAGCCTATTATGCCGCCATTCGCGATGCGCTCAACGGCGCTGGAGATAACCCGGTTCCGGCAAGTCAGGCGATTCAAATAATGGAACTAATTGAACTTGGGCTGGAGTCGGCCAGGCATCGGGCGACGCTGTGCGTTAATTAG
- the yedE gene encoding selenium metabolism membrane protein YedE/FdhT has protein sequence MTWQQFKQTWLIKFWSPVPAVIAAGILSTYYFGITGTFWAVTGEFTRWGGQLLQLVGVHSEEWGYYKLIHLDGSPLTRIDGMMIIGMFGGCFAAALWANNVKLRFPRSRIRILQAITGGIIAGFGARLAMGCNLAAFFTGIPQFSLHAWFFAIATAIGTWFGARFTLLPVFRIPVKMEKVSQASPLTQKPDQAKRRFRLGMIVFFAMIAWGLLTAANQPKLGMALLFGVGFGLLIERAQICFTSAFRDMWITGRTNMAKAIIFGMAVSAIGIFSYVQLGMEPKIMWAGPNAVIGGLLFGFGIVLAGGCETGWMYRAVEGQVHYWWVGLGNVIGSTILAWYWDDLSPALATSWDKINLLATFGPFGGLLVTYLLLLLALALVIAWEKRFFRRKSLATTPVKESA, from the coding sequence ATGACATGGCAACAGTTCAAACAAACGTGGCTGATTAAATTCTGGTCCCCCGTTCCCGCCGTTATCGCTGCGGGCATTCTCTCAACCTACTACTTCGGAATCACCGGCACCTTCTGGGCCGTCACCGGCGAGTTTACCCGCTGGGGAGGGCAACTGCTGCAGCTGGTCGGCGTCCACAGCGAAGAGTGGGGTTATTATAAACTGATTCATCTCGACGGCTCTCCGCTCACCCGCATCGACGGCATGATGATTATCGGCATGTTCGGCGGCTGTTTCGCCGCCGCGCTGTGGGCCAATAACGTTAAGCTACGTTTTCCCCGGAGCCGAATCCGCATACTTCAGGCCATCACCGGGGGAATTATTGCCGGTTTCGGCGCGCGGCTGGCGATGGGCTGCAATCTGGCGGCGTTCTTCACCGGTATCCCGCAGTTCTCTCTGCATGCCTGGTTCTTTGCCATCGCTACCGCTATCGGTACATGGTTCGGCGCGCGCTTTACCTTACTGCCTGTCTTCCGAATTCCGGTAAAAATGGAGAAAGTGTCGCAGGCGTCGCCGCTCACGCAAAAACCTGACCAGGCAAAGCGCCGTTTCCGTCTGGGAATGATCGTCTTTTTCGCAATGATAGCCTGGGGTCTGCTCACCGCGGCTAACCAGCCAAAGCTTGGCATGGCGCTGCTGTTTGGCGTGGGATTCGGTCTGCTTATCGAACGCGCGCAAATTTGCTTTACCTCTGCCTTTCGCGATATGTGGATCACCGGGCGCACCAATATGGCAAAAGCGATAATTTTCGGCATGGCCGTCAGCGCCATTGGGATTTTCAGCTATGTGCAGCTGGGTATGGAGCCGAAAATTATGTGGGCGGGGCCTAACGCGGTTATTGGCGGACTGCTATTTGGCTTTGGCATCGTACTGGCGGGCGGTTGTGAAACCGGCTGGATGTACCGGGCGGTAGAAGGTCAGGTGCACTACTGGTGGGTTGGCCTGGGTAACGTTATTGGTTCCACCATCCTTGCGTGGTACTGGGATGACCTTTCTCCTGCCCTCGCCACCAGCTGGGACAAGATCAACCTGCTGGCAACGTTTGGACCTTTCGGTGGCCTGCTGGTGACCTATCTCCTGCTGCTGCTGGCGCTGGCCCTGGTTATTGCGTGGGAAAAACGCTTTTTCCGCCGCAAATCTCTCGCCACCACGCCCGTTAAGGAAAGCGCATGA
- the ydgT gene encoding transcription modulator YdgT, with the protein MTVQDYLLKFRKISSLETLEKLFDHLNYSLTDNEEIVNMYRAADHRRAELVSGGKLFNIGEVPKSVWRYVQ; encoded by the coding sequence ATGACCGTTCAGGACTACTTATTAAAATTTCGTAAAATCAGTTCGCTGGAAACGCTGGAAAAACTTTTTGATCACCTCAACTATTCCCTGACCGATAACGAAGAGATCGTCAACATGTATCGAGCCGCGGATCATCGCCGGGCGGAGCTGGTGTCTGGCGGGAAATTGTTCAACATCGGCGAAGTTCCTAAATCGGTCTGGCGCTACGTGCAATAA
- a CDS encoding Mal regulon transcriptional regulator MalI: MAIAKKITINDVAQAAGVSVSTVSLVLSGKGRISSATGERVNHAIEQLGFVRNRQAASLRGGQSGVIGLIVSDLSKPFYAEMTAGLTDALESQGRMVFLTQGGHSGEKMLQRFDTLIAQGVDGVVIAGAIDQGAELRDRAAQAGMPLVFASRASYLDDVDLIRPDNMQAAQIVTEHLIRRGHQRIAWLGGQSSSLTRAERVGGYCATLLKYGLPFHSEWVLECESSQKQAAEAMTALLRQNPTISAVLCYNSVIATGAWFGLMRAGRQSGEDGVESYFEQRVALAAFAELPEDALDDLPLTWVTTPAREMGQSLADCILRRMEEGQGAARNQIISPRLITRK; the protein is encoded by the coding sequence ATGGCTATCGCGAAAAAAATAACCATTAATGATGTCGCGCAGGCGGCGGGAGTTTCGGTCAGCACGGTATCGCTGGTGCTGAGCGGCAAAGGGCGCATTTCGTCGGCAACCGGCGAGAGAGTCAATCACGCAATCGAGCAACTGGGCTTTGTGCGTAACCGCCAGGCGGCGTCTCTGCGCGGCGGTCAGAGCGGGGTCATTGGTCTGATTGTCAGCGACTTATCGAAGCCATTCTACGCGGAAATGACCGCCGGATTGACCGATGCGCTGGAGTCGCAGGGCAGAATGGTATTCCTGACCCAGGGGGGACACAGCGGTGAAAAAATGCTCCAGCGTTTTGATACCCTGATTGCGCAAGGGGTCGATGGCGTGGTGATTGCCGGAGCGATCGACCAGGGAGCAGAGCTGCGCGATCGCGCTGCGCAGGCCGGAATGCCGCTGGTTTTTGCTTCCCGCGCCAGCTATCTCGACGATGTCGACCTGATCCGTCCGGATAATATGCAGGCGGCGCAGATTGTCACCGAACACCTTATCCGCCGCGGCCATCAGCGCATCGCCTGGCTGGGAGGGCAGAGCTCGTCCCTCACGCGCGCTGAACGGGTCGGCGGCTACTGCGCCACCTTGCTGAAATATGGCCTGCCGTTCCATAGCGAATGGGTGCTGGAGTGCGAGTCGAGCCAGAAACAGGCGGCAGAGGCAATGACCGCTCTGCTGCGGCAAAACCCAACGATTAGCGCCGTTCTGTGCTACAACAGCGTGATTGCCACCGGCGCCTGGTTTGGCCTGATGCGCGCCGGGCGGCAGAGCGGGGAAGATGGCGTGGAAAGCTACTTTGAGCAGCGGGTAGCGCTGGCGGCGTTTGCTGAATTACCTGAAGATGCGCTGGACGATCTGCCTTTGACCTGGGTGACGACACCGGCCCGGGAGATGGGGCAAAGCCTGGCGGACTGCATTTTACGCCGGATGGAAGAGGGCCAGGGCGCGGCGAGAAACCAGATAATTTCTCCCCGGCTGATTACCCGAAAATAG
- the yedF gene encoding sulfurtransferase-like selenium metabolism protein YedF yields the protein MKNLVPDYRLDMVGEPCPYPAIATLEAMPSLKKGEILEVVSDCPQSINNIPLDAKNHGYTVLDIQQDGPTIRYLIQK from the coding sequence ATGAAAAATCTCGTTCCCGATTATCGCCTCGATATGGTTGGCGAACCCTGCCCCTATCCGGCCATCGCTACGCTTGAAGCGATGCCTTCACTGAAGAAAGGCGAGATTCTTGAAGTGGTCAGCGACTGTCCGCAGTCGATTAACAATATCCCGCTGGATGCCAAAAATCACGGTTACACCGTGCTCGACATTCAGCAGGATGGGCCAACCATCCGCTATTTGATCCAAAAATAG
- the malX gene encoding maltose/glucose-specific PTS transporter subunit IIBC, whose translation MTAKTATKITLWEFFQQLGKTFMLPVALLSFCGIMLGIGSSLSSHDVLTLLPWLDVPLLQAVFVWMGKVGSFAFSFLPVMFCIAIPLGLARENKGVAAFAGFVGYAVMNLAVNFWLTAKGILPTTDAAVLKANNIQNVIGIQSIDTGILGAVIAGIVVWMLHERFHNIRLPDALAFFGGTRFVPIITTVVLGLVGLVIPLIWPVFAMGINALGHVINSAGDFGPMIFGTGERLLLPFGLHHILVALIRFTEAGGTMDVCGHSVSGALTIFQAQLSCPTTHGFSESATRFLSQGKMPAFLGGLPGAALAMYHCARPENRHKIKGLLISGVIACVVGGTTEPLEFLFLFVAPVLYVIHALLTGLGFTVMAILGVTIGNTDGNVIDFVVFGILHGLSTKWYMVPVVAAIWFAVYYAIFRFAITRFNLKTPGRDIETNTAFEKAVTGVTGKSGYNVPAILAALGGAENIVSLDNCITRLRLSVNDMSKVDSAALKANRAIGVVQLNQHNLQVVIGPQVQSVKDEMAVLMNTVEA comes from the coding sequence ATGACGGCGAAAACAGCAACCAAAATTACCTTGTGGGAGTTTTTCCAGCAGTTAGGGAAAACCTTCATGTTACCTGTAGCGTTACTCTCCTTTTGTGGGATCATGCTGGGAATCGGCAGTTCTCTAAGCAGCCATGATGTCCTTACTCTCCTGCCCTGGCTGGACGTGCCGCTGCTGCAGGCCGTTTTCGTCTGGATGGGCAAAGTCGGCTCCTTTGCCTTCAGCTTCCTGCCGGTGATGTTTTGTATCGCCATCCCGTTAGGGCTGGCGCGTGAAAATAAAGGCGTCGCCGCGTTTGCCGGTTTCGTGGGTTACGCGGTAATGAATCTGGCGGTCAATTTCTGGCTGACGGCAAAAGGTATTTTGCCAACCACCGATGCCGCGGTCCTCAAAGCGAATAACATTCAGAACGTTATCGGCATTCAATCCATCGACACCGGGATCCTCGGCGCAGTGATCGCCGGGATTGTTGTCTGGATGCTACATGAGCGTTTTCACAATATCCGTCTACCTGATGCGCTGGCGTTTTTTGGCGGCACCCGTTTTGTACCGATCATCACGACTGTGGTTCTCGGCCTGGTCGGCCTGGTTATCCCGCTGATATGGCCAGTTTTCGCTATGGGTATTAATGCCCTCGGTCATGTCATTAATAGCGCAGGGGATTTCGGACCGATGATTTTCGGCACCGGAGAGCGCCTGCTGCTGCCTTTCGGCCTGCACCATATTCTGGTTGCGCTGATCCGCTTTACCGAAGCGGGCGGTACCATGGACGTTTGCGGTCATAGCGTCAGCGGCGCGCTGACTATTTTCCAGGCCCAGCTTAGCTGCCCGACCACCCACGGCTTCTCTGAAAGCGCGACCCGTTTCCTTTCGCAGGGCAAAATGCCGGCGTTTCTCGGCGGCCTGCCGGGTGCGGCGCTGGCGATGTATCACTGTGCCCGTCCGGAAAATCGCCATAAAATTAAAGGGCTGTTGATTTCCGGCGTTATCGCCTGCGTGGTCGGCGGCACCACGGAGCCGCTGGAATTCCTGTTCCTGTTCGTCGCGCCGGTGCTGTACGTTATCCACGCTTTACTGACCGGTCTGGGCTTCACCGTGATGGCTATCCTCGGGGTGACCATCGGCAACACCGACGGTAACGTTATCGACTTTGTGGTATTCGGTATTCTGCACGGCCTGTCCACCAAGTGGTACATGGTGCCGGTAGTCGCGGCAATCTGGTTTGCGGTTTACTACGCTATTTTCCGTTTCGCAATTACGCGCTTTAACCTGAAAACCCCGGGACGCGATATTGAAACCAATACCGCATTTGAGAAAGCCGTCACCGGCGTTACCGGAAAATCGGGTTATAACGTTCCGGCGATTCTGGCGGCACTCGGCGGTGCGGAAAATATCGTTTCGCTCGATAACTGCATTACCCGCCTGCGCCTGTCGGTTAACGACATGAGCAAAGTCGATAGCGCCGCGCTGAAAGCCAACCGCGCCATCGGCGTGGTTCAGCTCAACCAGCACAACCTGCAGGTGGTGATTGGCCCGCAGGTACAGTCGGTGAAAGATGAAATGGCCGTACTGATGAATACCGTTGAGGCATAA
- the ydfZ gene encoding putative selenium delivery protein YdfZ, with protein sequence MKTYDRNRNAISTGSMVMVADTGATGVIKAIHADGKTAEQTRRADCVEIDGQQRLYCPLNLIRLGFN encoded by the coding sequence ATGAAAACCTACGATCGTAACCGCAACGCTATCTCTACCGGCAGCATGGTTATGGTGGCAGACACCGGCGCGACGGGCGTCATTAAAGCCATCCATGCTGACGGTAAAACGGCAGAACAGACCCGCCGTGCTGATTGTGTGGAAATAGACGGACAGCAAAGGCTATATTGCCCACTGAACCTTATTCGTCTCGGCTTTAACTAG
- a CDS encoding MalY/PatB family protein: protein MFNFSTPIDRHGTWCTQWDYVADRFGAADLLPFTISDMDFATAPCILDAVSQRLTHGVFGYSRWKNDEFLGAVSHWFASRFHSQIDRESIVYGPSVIYMVAEMIRQWSATGDGIVVHTPAYDAFFKTIEGNQRRVAPVPLTLNDNQWRCDMAQLEQVLAHPRNTVLLLCSPHNPTGKVWTREELETMSKLCEKHGVKVISDEIHMDMVWDEYRHTPWCDVARSPWALFTSGSKSFNIPAFTGAYGLIDNAAARESYLHALKSRDGLSSPSVPALVAHIAAYRDGAPWLDALRKYLQDNMRYIARELNQAFPELNWQPPQATYLAWIDLRPLGVDDRALQKALIEEQKVAIMPGYTYGEEGNGFIRLNAGCPREKLEKGVQGLIAALTSLR from the coding sequence ATGTTTAATTTTTCAACGCCGATCGATCGCCATGGCACCTGGTGTACGCAGTGGGATTACGTTGCCGACCGCTTTGGCGCAGCCGATCTGCTGCCTTTTACAATCTCAGATATGGATTTCGCCACCGCGCCCTGCATTCTGGACGCCGTCAGCCAACGCCTGACGCACGGCGTTTTTGGCTATAGCCGCTGGAAAAATGATGAGTTTCTCGGCGCGGTGAGCCACTGGTTCGCCAGCCGTTTTCACAGCCAGATAGACAGAGAATCCATTGTTTATGGGCCATCGGTTATCTATATGGTAGCGGAGATGATTCGCCAGTGGTCGGCTACGGGTGACGGCATCGTGGTACACACTCCGGCCTACGATGCCTTTTTTAAAACCATCGAAGGCAATCAACGGCGCGTCGCTCCGGTTCCACTCACCCTCAACGATAACCAGTGGCGCTGCGATATGGCGCAGCTTGAACAGGTACTGGCTCACCCGCGCAATACCGTTTTGCTGCTGTGTAGCCCACACAACCCCACCGGCAAGGTGTGGACCCGCGAAGAGCTGGAAACCATGTCGAAATTGTGTGAGAAGCACGGCGTGAAGGTGATCAGCGACGAGATCCATATGGATATGGTGTGGGACGAGTATCGGCACACGCCGTGGTGTGACGTGGCCCGCAGCCCGTGGGCGCTCTTTACCTCCGGGTCAAAAAGCTTCAACATTCCGGCGTTTACCGGGGCATATGGGCTTATTGACAACGCCGCCGCACGTGAAAGCTATTTGCATGCGCTCAAGAGCCGCGACGGCCTCTCTTCCCCTTCGGTACCCGCCCTGGTTGCGCATATTGCTGCCTATCGAGATGGCGCCCCCTGGCTGGATGCCCTGCGCAAATATCTGCAGGACAATATGCGCTATATCGCTCGCGAGCTAAACCAGGCATTTCCCGAACTCAACTGGCAGCCGCCGCAGGCAACTTACCTTGCATGGATTGACCTGCGGCCGCTGGGCGTTGATGACCGCGCCCTGCAAAAAGCGTTAATCGAGGAGCAGAAGGTCGCCATTATGCCCGGCTATACCTACGGCGAAGAAGGGAACGGTTTTATCCGTCTGAACGCCGGTTGTCCGCGCGAGAAGCTGGAAAAGGGTGTACAAGGATTAATTGCCGCCCTGACCTCGTTGCGCTAA